The following are from one region of the Mangifera indica cultivar Alphonso chromosome 14, CATAS_Mindica_2.1, whole genome shotgun sequence genome:
- the LOC123195667 gene encoding zinc finger BED domain-containing protein RICESLEEPER 3-like has translation MEAISTGSDARFYFQVGKMKISEGFKHLQDLVEWCKNNSSPENDRILHDTVTYLQSLQPQIQEIESAAHQGGATPASFNVHGTDLQRGQVIESLARQGDAFVSNPHINEQEITQIREQNVNFKPIPSPEINVGMNKKRKLRSDVWNHFTKYENKDKEVKAQCHYCKKNFDGSSKNGTTHLKNHLKSCLKNQDKVTDKAKELSVVDQELNHSNLARKFLKYGWDNITDNIMKVYKEEKNKLHRYLDKLSGRFNVIIGNDIAYGVEFVKIWFIDDEWKLKTRIIHLKNYDDYKDLSKEDSLKWLIQGWNIDKRILSIVDHREDSLEDLTPQLTNWLKERVSLPVIGNYETNHHLLFDIECEVDFVESESDISSEVRKLREYYMTSSNKFDIAAKQVESMGKKVTSNYDDVRYLIGFQLLDWAMGYKEVFCELKRIDPDFTSSNFDWDDATSLHSFWVLLHDIQNDIWTVRDDSKLANECFPTVYHFFSKMLRLKNTENQYFRFAALLCREIFDKYCNNSKLVIAITAILDPRFKLDIVEKFYNEVFENERDLHFKKIMDDVTNIYNEYARDVNNSSMDIANANEAASSKSEFERYLADPMVSPHEGFDILEWWRANSPTYPTLAAMARDFLSIPIVNDLDMCFEDGLADIYRRINIDFNVYLKDVLAYIKVWLNDHDCM, from the exons ATGGAAGCAATATCAACTGGATCTGATGCtcgtttttattttcaa GTGGGAAAGATGAAAATCAGTGAGGGATTCAAGCATTTGCAAGATTTAGTTGAATGGTGTAAGAACAACTCAAGCCCTGAAAATGATAGAATCCTCCATGACACCGTGACCTACCTTCAATCTCTTCAACCACAAATACAG GAAATTGAATCTGCAGCACATCAAGGAGGAGCAACACCTGCATCTTTCAATGTCCATGGAACAGATCTACAACGTGGGCAG GTGATCGAATCTTTAGCACGGCAGGGAGACGCATTTGTATCTAATCCCCACATCAATGAACAG GAAATCACTCAAATAAGAGAACAAAATGTCAACTTTAAACCTATTCCAAGTCCAGAGATTAATGTGGGGATGAATAAAAAACGAAAATTGAGGTCAGATGTTTGGAATCACTTCACAAAGTATGAAAATAAAGACAAGGAGGTTAAGGCCCAATGTCACTACtgtaagaaaaattttgatgGATCAAGTAAGAATGGAACTACACATCTcaaaaatcatctaaaaagttgtttgaaaaatcaaGATAAAGTAACAGATAAAGCGAAAGAGTTGAGTGTGGTTGATCAAGAGCTGAATCACTCTAATTTGGCACGAAAGTTTCTTAAATATGGGTGGGACAacataacagataatataatgAAGGTttataaagaagagaaaaataagttACACAGATATTTAGATAAACTTTCTGGTCgttttaatgtaataattgGAAATGATATTGCCTATGGTGTTGAGTTTGTGAAGATTTGGTTTATAGATGATGAATGGAAATTGAAAACGAGGATTATTCATTTGAAGAATTATGATGATTATAAAGATCTCTCAAAAGAAGACTCTCTAAAGTGGTTGATTCAAGGTTGgaacatagataaaagaattttgtctATAGTTGATCACAGGGAGGATTCGTTAGAAGATTTGACACCTCAGCTTACCAATTGGCTTAAAGAAAGAGTTTCACTTCCTGTCATCGGGAATTATGAGACAAATcatcatttattatttgatattgaatGTGAAGTAGACTTTGTGGAGAGCGAAAGTGATATTTCGTCCGAAGTGAGGAAACTCAGAGAGTACTACATGACATCATCAAACAAGTTTGACATAGCGGCAAAACAAGTTGAGTCCATGGGTAAAAAAGTGACTTCCAATTATGATGATGTTCGTTATCTTATTGGTTTCCAACTGCTTGATTGGGCAATGGGATATAAAGAAGTATTTTGTGAACTGAAGCGCATAGATCCTGATTTCACGTCTTCCAATTTTGATTGGGATGACGCTACTTCACTGCACAGTTTTTGGGTACTGCTTCATgatatacaaaatgatatttggACAGTGAGAGATGATTCTAAGTTGGCAAATGAGTGTTTCCCTACGGtttatcactttttttctaAGATGCTACGGCTCAAAAATACTGAAAATCAGTACTTTCGCTTTGCTGCATTACTTTGCAGagaaatttttgataaatattgCAACAACTCTAAGTTGGTAATTGCAATCACAGCGATTCTGGATCCAAGATTTAAACTAGATATTGTAGAGAAATTCTACAATGAAGTTTTTGAAAATGAGAGAGACTTACACTTCAAGAAAATCATGGATGATGTTACAAATATTTACAATGAATATGCGAGGGATGTCAACAATTCTTCCATGGACATAGCAAATGCAAACGAGGCTGCTTCATCAAAATCAGAATTCGAGCGCTATTTGGCAGATCCTATGGTTTCTCCACATGAAGGCTTTGACATACTGGAATGGTGGCGTGCGAATTCTCCAACTTATCCAACACTAGCTGCGATGGCCCGAGATTTCTTATCCATTCCTATTGTTAATGATCTTGATATGTGTTTTGAGGATGGCCTCGCTGATATTTATCGTAGGATCAATATCGATTTCAATGTTTACTTAAAAGATGTTTTGGCATATATAAAAGTTTGGTTAAACGACCATGATTGTATGTAA